In the genome of Streptomyces lydicus, the window TGGGTACCGAATTCCTGGTCGTGCCCGTGGTTGATCAGGGCGCGGTCGTGAAGATGCGCCCAATGCCGGACAGGTGCGTCGTCGTCTTGGACGGAGCGGCGCAGCAGGATGGCGGCTGCCCGCTGGAAGTCGGGTTCGTCGTTGGAGTGGAGGGCGATACTCCAGGCGGCGCGAGCAGCGTCGGGACCGACGAGGCGGTGGCCGGGCCAGCCGTCGTGGTCGGCCAGGATGCGGCGCAGCAGCTTGGTGCTGGCGTGATCGGCATGTCGGCCCCGTCCGAGCTGGATGGCGTCGAGTTGGTTCCGGAGACGCCGTGCCCGGCGCGCAGCCGACTGCTCCGCCAGTCTGATCAGTTCGCGGGCGAGGTCCGGCCGGAGCGGTTCGGCGGTCGTCACGCGATGCTCCGCTCGTCCGCCGAGGACCGCCGCTCCCGGACAACTCGGCAACCGACGAGTGCGCTCAGACCAGGCCGGTGTTCCGTGGCCAGTTCGAGTCGGGCGGCCCGCTCGCCGGTCTGTCCAGTCCCCGCGCTGCGCAGGTCCCAGCCCATGTCGGTGAGGCGCTTGAGAAACCGGGCGATCGGATCGACGTCGAGAGGACGACGGGCGAGGGCCTCGGCCCGCACCAGCGGCAGGTCGAGCCGGGCGGCGAAATCAGACGCCCAGAGTGTGATGAGCCGGATCGTGTCATCGGAGCGGTCGGGGAGGGTGTGAACGTGGCCAAGGAATAGGGAGGGCCCCGCGCCCCATACAAGGTTGGGCTCACGCTGCAAGATCATGCAGGCGAGCAGGAGGCCGTCCTCGAACAGTCCGGCCAGCTCTGCCTGCGGATTTCGGAAGAGATCCGGGATGTCGGCGCGGGCGGATACGGGCAGGCTGCGGAGGGTGAGCCAGCGCTGCCGGTCCTGGACGAGTGCGACGGCTTCGGCTCGTTCGGCTTCCGTGCGCAGCGAGCGCATCTCGTACGGGGACGCCATCGGCGTCGGCCGCTGCGGCGGGGGTGCCGATGGTGTCTCGGCCGCCGTGGGAGTAGGGGACGTTGTCACGAGTTCGCCCCGCCCTGCGCCCCGCCGGCCTGCTTCGCGGTCAGCAGGTTCCAGGCGTGGGCCCGGGTGACCAGCCTGGTGGTGTCCGGTGCGCCCGTGTCGGCGAGGAGCTTGTCGAGGGTCGCGCGCAGGTCCCCCGGGTCGATGTCGGCAGCGTGTGCGATGTCGAGCAGCCTGCTGTGCTGGGTGACGGCTCTGAGCAGGCTCATCTGCTCGGTGCTCAGGTCGGGCGACGGCGCCTTCGCCGCCGGGACGCTGACCTCTCTGACCCTGAGCAGGCGGTGGGCGACGACCGCGAGGGAGCAACGTTCGGGGCAGTGCAGTTTCCTGCGTACGGTGATCATGTGCGAACGGACCGTGTGGACCGACACCGTCTCGACGTTGGCGATCTGGCGTGTCTGGAGGCCGTTCACCACATGTTGGGCGATGCGTCGTTCGGTCGGAGTGAGCGGCGTGGTCCTGGCGGGCGCGGTCATGGCGT includes:
- a CDS encoding DUF6624 domain-containing protein; translation: MTTAEPLRPDLARELIRLAEQSAARRARRLRNQLDAIQLGRGRHADHASTKLLRRILADHDGWPGHRLVGPDAARAAWSIALHSNDEPDFQRAAAILLRRSVQDDDAPVRHWAHLHDRALINHGHDQEFGTQFLLGANGIDRCPVRAPTALDQRRVDVGLPPAAVALEKVRHRFASMYPTVVLAGAA
- a CDS encoding LuxR C-terminal-related transcriptional regulator encodes the protein MTAPARTTPLTPTERRIAQHVVNGLQTRQIANVETVSVHTVRSHMITVRRKLHCPERCSLAVVAHRLLRVREVSVPAAKAPSPDLSTEQMSLLRAVTQHSRLLDIAHAADIDPGDLRATLDKLLADTGAPDTTRLVTRAHAWNLLTAKQAGGAQGGANS